From a single Bacteroidia bacterium genomic region:
- a CDS encoding Gfo/Idh/MocA family oxidoreductase: protein MTNRRTFLKNSALATAGLALTARSYGRILGANDRVQVGVVGFSNRVRGSLIPAFLKHNKELNFEFVAVSDLWNRRRDEGEAFLSEKTGNKIKTYRNNEELYEKEKHLDAVLISTADFQHALHLVEAVRAGCDVYCEKPMAETMQDARAALNAVKETGKIVQIGSQRRSGRNYWAAYDYIKSGKFGDITMVEMTWNVNQPGRWRLPDLTSSIRKEDTDWDRYQMNRPKAEWDPRKYCEFRLFWPYSSGIPGQWMSHQIDTVHWFSGYNHPRSVAANGGIYMWRDGRSNFDTMTAVFDYGPLDDMSKGFQVVYSSRMHNSAGGTKEIYYSNGGELNLDTNEVTPNGGLSERYAKAMGMKANMLEKFSLSEAAKAETGADTGVDDMTSMHMRNWMECVRSRKTPNAPVEAGFNHSTANIMTTAALRTGKRVTFDEKTQEVMAGDQIFIY from the coding sequence ATGACTAACCGCAGAACTTTCCTCAAAAATTCGGCCCTGGCTACGGCAGGGCTGGCACTTACAGCCCGAAGTTATGGGCGTATTCTGGGTGCCAATGACCGTGTCCAGGTGGGTGTTGTAGGTTTTTCCAACCGGGTACGAGGCTCACTCATCCCGGCTTTCCTCAAGCACAACAAGGAGCTAAACTTTGAATTTGTGGCTGTTTCTGACCTGTGGAATCGCCGCAGAGATGAAGGAGAAGCCTTCCTTTCCGAAAAGACCGGAAATAAAATCAAGACCTACCGAAACAACGAAGAACTCTACGAGAAAGAAAAACATCTCGATGCGGTTTTGATCAGTACCGCCGATTTTCAGCATGCGCTGCATCTTGTGGAGGCCGTACGAGCAGGTTGTGATGTTTACTGCGAAAAGCCCATGGCTGAGACTATGCAGGATGCCCGTGCGGCATTAAATGCAGTAAAAGAAACCGGGAAAATTGTACAAATCGGTTCTCAGCGCCGCAGTGGCCGCAATTATTGGGCAGCATACGACTACATCAAAAGTGGAAAGTTTGGCGATATCACCATGGTAGAAATGACCTGGAATGTCAATCAGCCGGGCCGCTGGCGTCTGCCAGATCTCACCAGTTCGATCAGGAAAGAAGATACAGATTGGGATCGGTATCAGATGAACCGTCCCAAAGCCGAGTGGGATCCACGCAAATACTGCGAATTCCGCTTATTTTGGCCCTACTCCTCGGGGATTCCCGGGCAGTGGATGTCGCACCAGATCGACACGGTGCATTGGTTTAGCGGATACAATCATCCCCGCAGCGTAGCCGCCAACGGCGGCATCTACATGTGGCGCGATGGTCGCAGCAATTTTGACACCATGACAGCGGTGTTTGATTACGGTCCGCTTGACGATATGAGCAAAGGTTTTCAGGTTGTCTATTCTTCCCGCATGCACAACAGTGCGGGTGGGACCAAAGAGATTTATTACTCCAATGGCGGAGAGCTTAACCTCGACACCAACGAAGTAACGCCCAATGGCGGGCTATCGGAGCGATATGCAAAAGCAATGGGTATGAAGGCCAATATGCTGGAAAAATTTTCACTCTCCGAAGCAGCGAAAGCAGAAACTGGTGCCGACACAGGTGTTGATGATATGACCTCTATGCATATGCGCAACTGGATGGAATGTGTGCGCAGCCGAAAAACGCCCAATGCCCCAGTCGAGGCCGGGTTTAACCATTCGACAGCCAATATTATGACTACCGCCGCATTACGAACCGGAAAACGCGTTACGTTTGACGAAAAAACCCAGGAAGTAATGGCCGGGGACCAAATCTTTATTTACTAA
- a CDS encoding 2,3,4,5-tetrahydropyridine-2,6-dicarboxylate N-succinyltransferase produces MKELQKIIEAAWEDRSLLHTPETQSAIASVVELLDKGQLRCAEPGADGWQVNDWVKKAVILYFPIRQMEVIEVPPFEYHDKMALKKDYKSQGVRVVPPATARYGSFIASGVILMPSYVNIGAFVDSGTMVDTWATVGSCAQIGKNVHLSGGVGIGGVLEPVQAAPVIIEDDAFIGSRCIVVEGVRVGREAVLGANVVLTASSRIVDVSGPEPVEYKGYIPERSVVIPGSIPKDFPAGTYQVSCALIIGKRKPATDKKVSLNDALREYGISV; encoded by the coding sequence ATGAAAGAATTACAAAAAATAATTGAAGCAGCCTGGGAAGATCGTTCCCTCTTACATACACCGGAAACACAATCTGCCATTGCCAGTGTCGTCGAATTGCTGGACAAGGGACAACTTCGTTGTGCAGAACCCGGCGCTGACGGCTGGCAGGTCAACGATTGGGTAAAAAAAGCCGTGATTTTATACTTTCCTATTCGCCAGATGGAGGTAATAGAAGTACCACCTTTCGAATACCATGACAAGATGGCCCTGAAAAAAGACTATAAGTCCCAGGGCGTGCGGGTGGTACCTCCGGCTACGGCGCGATATGGTTCATTTATAGCTTCCGGCGTGATTTTGATGCCCTCATACGTCAATATCGGTGCATTTGTGGACAGCGGCACGATGGTGGATACGTGGGCGACGGTAGGATCCTGTGCCCAGATCGGGAAAAACGTACACCTGAGCGGAGGCGTAGGCATTGGCGGAGTATTGGAGCCAGTGCAGGCTGCGCCCGTCATCATCGAAGATGATGCATTTATTGGGAGCAGGTGTATTGTAGTAGAAGGAGTACGGGTAGGGAGAGAAGCGGTGTTGGGTGCCAATGTAGTACTCACAGCGTCCTCACGTATCGTTGACGTTTCGGGGCCAGAACCCGTAGAATACAAAGGCTATATTCCCGAAAGATCTGTGGTGATCCCCGGATCAATTCCCAAAGATTTCCCGGCAGGTACCTATCAGGTTTCCTGCGCTTTGATTATCGGCAAGCGCAAACCCGCTACAGACAAGAAAGTATCCCTCAATGATGCACTGAGAGAGTATGGCATCAGCGTCTGA